In the Gopherus flavomarginatus isolate rGopFla2 chromosome 23, rGopFla2.mat.asm, whole genome shotgun sequence genome, gtggggggggtgtctctgggggggctgtgggagaacgGGAGTcacgggggctgtggggagcacggggggggctatgggggggcTATGGGAGGAAGGGAGtcacgggggctgtgggggggtctctggggggctcTGGGAGAACGGGAGTCACGGGGGCTGTGGGGAGTATGGGGGGGCTATGGGAGGAAGGGAGtcacgggggctgtggggggtctctgggggctgtgggagggagtcacgggggctgtgggggatctgTGGGGCTGTGGGAGAACGGGAGtcacgggggctgtgggggggtctctggggggctgtgggagaacgGGTGTcacggggggctgtgggggggtctctggggggctgtgggaggaagggagttggggggctgtgggaggaagggagtcacgggggctgtgggagggtctcggggggggctgtgggagaacgGGAGtcacgggggctgtgggggggtctcgggggggctgtgggagaacgGGAGtcacgggggctgtggggggcacgggggggcctctggggggcacaggggggctctggggggctgtgggagaacgggtgtcatgggggctgtgggggacatgggggggctctgggggggcacaggggggctgtgggagaacgGGTGTcacgggggctgtggggagcacgggggggctatgggggggcTATGGGAGGAAGGGAGtcacgggggctgtgggggggtctctggggggctgtgggagaacgGGTGTcacggggggctgtgggggggtctcgggggggctgtgggagaacgGGTGtcacgggggctgtggggggggtctcgggggggctgtgggagaacgGGTGTcacggggctgtgggggggcacgggggggctctggggggctgtgggagaacgGGAGtcacgggggctgtgggggacacgggggggctctgggggggcacaggggggctctggggggctgtgggagaacgGGTGtcacgggggctgtgggggggacacgggggggcacaggggggctctggggggctgtgggagaacgGGTGTCACGGGGGCTGTGGGGTCCCCGAGCGGGTCtctggggggggcacaggggggggctctggggggctgtgggagaacgGGAGtcacgggggctgtgggggacacgggggggctctggggggctgtgggagaacgGGAGTCACGGGGGCTGTGGGGTCCCCgagggggtctctgggggggctgtggggggcacgggggggctctggggggtccCCGAGGGGGGCTCTGGAGGCCCGGCGGGGATCTCACCTTGGAGTGGCAGAGGAAGCCCAGCCCCAGCGCGGTGCCCGCGGGCAGCAGCGCGGCCGCGCAGACCAGGGCGCAGAGCAGCGCGCACAGCGCCGCCGCCAGCAGGTTGTGCGCGCTCAGCAGGACGGCGCAGGCCAGACAGTCCAGCGCCCCGcgcagctccggctccggctccggctccggcccCGGCTCCAGCGCCGGCTCCGCGCCGTACGGGGGCGGCGGCACCGGGCTGCCCCCCTGCGCCCCCCCGGGCTCCTGCCGCCCGCTGGCTGCCGGGGAagcggacatggccggggggtcCCTGCGCGGCCCCTGCGCGCTGAGCTTTATAGCGCCCGCGGGCGGCCCGGCCCCTCGCCGCGGcgccgcccccgcccccacatccagggggcagctggggaggcGAGTCCTGGaacagcgggggggtcctggCTTTGCTGCCTGGCTCATTCCACTCCCCCCCCTCGCCGCCCCCCCAGCTCCATGcgcaaacggggggggggggggcaggaatttGTCCTGCTCAGATTCCAAGGATGCTTTGAACTGATCCGCTGCCTGTCACccctcccactccagccctgccggtgcccctcactcccgacctgcagcccctgccagcccacccctgggcccccccagccctgccggtgcccctcactcccgacctgcagcccctgccagcccacccctgggcccccccacctctgccggtgcccctcactcccgacccgcagcccctgctagcccagccctgccctccccagctctgtcggtgcccctcactcccgacctgcagcccctgctaacccacccctgggcccctccagccctgccggtgcccctcactcccgacccgcagcccctgctagcccagccctgggcccccccagccctgccggtgcccctcactcctgacccacagcccctgctagcccagccctgggcccccccagctctgctagtgcccctcactcccgacccgcagcccctgctagcccagccctgccgcccccccccagccctgccggtgccccttactcctgacctgcagcccctgctagcccagccctgccccccagccctgccggtgcccctcactcccgacctgcagcccctgctaacccagccctgggcccccccagccctgctggtgcccctcactcccgacctgcagcccctgctaacccacccctgccccccccagccctgctggtgcccctcactcccgacctgcagcccctgctaccccagtcctgcccccccagctctgccggtccccctcactcctgacccgcagcccctgccagcccagccctgccggtgcccctcactcccaacctgcagcccctgctagcccagccctgccccccccagctctgccggtgcccctcactcccaacgcgcagcccctgctaacccacccctgggcccccccagccctgctggtgcccctcactcccgacctgcagcccctgctagcacaaccctgccctgccccccagctctgccagtgcccctcactcccgacccgcagcccctgccagcccagccctgccccccccagctctgccggtgcccctcactcccgacccgcagcccctgccagcccagccctgccccgccagctctgccggtgcccctcactcccaacgcacagcccctgctggcccagccctgctcccccgtgcccctcactcccgacccgcagtcccTGCTAACTCACCCttgggcccccccagccctgctggtgcccctcactcccgacctgcagcccctgccagcccagccctgcccccccagctctgccggtgcccctcactcccgacctgcagcccctgccagcccagccctgccccccagctctgccggtgcccctcactcccgacctgcagcccctgctagcccggccctgcccccccagctctgctggtgcccctcactcccgacctgcagcccctgccagcccagccctgcccccccagctctgccggtgcccctcactcccgacctgcagcccctgccagcccagccctgcccccccagctctgccggtgccccctcactcccgacctgcagcccctgccagcccagccctgccccccagctctgctggtgcccctcactcccgacccgcagcccctgctagcccagccctgtctcccccagctctgccggtgcccctcactcccgacctgcagccccagctagcccagccctgccccccca is a window encoding:
- the TMEM88 gene encoding transmembrane protein 88; this translates as MSASPAASGRQEPGGAQGGSPVPPPPYGAEPALEPGPEPEPEPELRGALDCLACAVLLSAHNLLAAALCALLCALVCAAALLPAGTALGLGFLCHSKFLHARVAPCEAHLHDAGATALLVLGFTLLLPLLVLGLAAFVRLARRLQLGYCLLPYSLAVYRNLPAGRYHQAAWCCPRAHAPTPADKVWV